The following are encoded in a window of Nocardia sp. BMG111209 genomic DNA:
- a CDS encoding NtaA/DmoA family FMN-dependent monooxygenase (This protein belongs to a clade of FMN-dependent monooxygenases, within a broader family of flavin-dependent oxidoreductases, the luciferase-like monooxygenase (LMM) family, some of whose members use coenzyme F420 rather than FMN.), with amino-acid sequence MPDTQVRRQVHLAAHFPGVNNTTVWRDPDSGSQIDFDSFVHLARTAERGLFDFFFLAEGLRLREHRDRIHDLDVVGRPDTLTVLNALAGVTTRLGLAGTINTTYNEPFELARQFGTLDHLSGGRAAWNAVTSSDAFTGENFRRGGYLEHAKRYTRAAEVIDATRALWDGWSAPPIVDRDRGIFTAAPATVRFHSDQFDIEGPFVLPPSPQGYPVLLQAGDSAEGREFAAAKADAIFSMHGELEDGQQFYRDVKGRLAKYGRSRDDLLILPAATYVLGDTPADAQERARHIRRQQVGPQTALAFLEQVWGRDLSGYDPDGPLPDVDPADNVNITRGRVRHAKDPRAVADAWRSRAEAEGLSIRELIIAVTARQQFVGTPAEVAAEIDRYVQHDACDGFVLVPHLTPGGLDDFVEKVVPELQDRGSFRTEYTGTTLREHLGLRHPHRTSEGVRAS; translated from the coding sequence ATGCCGGATACACAGGTACGCAGACAGGTTCATCTCGCCGCACACTTCCCGGGCGTCAACAACACCACCGTGTGGCGCGATCCCGACTCGGGCAGCCAGATCGACTTCGACTCCTTCGTACACCTGGCCCGCACGGCCGAGCGGGGGCTGTTCGACTTCTTCTTCCTCGCCGAGGGACTGCGATTACGGGAGCACCGCGACCGGATCCACGATCTGGACGTGGTGGGCCGGCCCGACACCCTCACCGTCCTCAACGCGCTGGCCGGGGTGACCACCCGGCTCGGGCTGGCCGGGACCATCAACACCACCTACAACGAACCCTTCGAGCTGGCACGGCAATTCGGCACGCTGGACCACCTCTCGGGCGGCCGGGCCGCCTGGAACGCGGTCACCTCCTCGGACGCCTTCACCGGCGAGAACTTCCGCCGCGGCGGCTATCTCGAACATGCCAAGCGGTACACCCGCGCCGCCGAGGTGATCGACGCCACCCGCGCGCTGTGGGACGGCTGGTCCGCACCGCCGATCGTCGACCGTGACCGCGGAATCTTCACCGCCGCACCGGCGACCGTGCGTTTCCACAGCGATCAGTTCGATATCGAGGGACCGTTCGTACTGCCGCCGAGCCCGCAGGGTTATCCGGTGCTGTTGCAGGCCGGTGATTCCGCCGAGGGCCGGGAGTTCGCCGCCGCCAAGGCCGATGCGATCTTCAGCATGCACGGCGAACTCGAGGACGGGCAGCAGTTCTACCGCGACGTGAAGGGCCGGCTCGCGAAATACGGCCGCTCCCGCGACGATCTGCTGATCCTGCCCGCCGCCACCTATGTACTCGGCGACACCCCCGCCGACGCGCAGGAGCGGGCCCGGCACATCCGGCGGCAGCAGGTCGGCCCGCAGACCGCGCTGGCCTTCCTCGAACAGGTCTGGGGCCGTGACCTTTCCGGCTACGACCCGGACGGCCCGCTGCCCGACGTGGATCCGGCGGACAATGTGAACATCACCCGCGGCCGGGTCCGGCACGCCAAGGATCCGCGCGCGGTCGCGGACGCGTGGCGGTCCCGGGCCGAGGCCGAGGGGCTGAGCATCCGCGAGCTGATCATCGCGGTCACCGCGCGGCAGCAGTTCGTCGGCACCCCCGCGGAGGTGGCGGCGGAGATCGATCGCTATGTGCAGCACGACGCCTGCGACGGCTTCGTGCTCGTCCCGCACCTGACGCCGGGCGGCCTCGACGACTTCGTCGAGAAGGTCGTCCCCGAACTCCAGGACCGCGGCAGTTTCCGCACCGAATACACCGGCACGACCCTGCGCGAACATCTGGGCCTGCGCCATCCCCATCGGACCAGCGAAGGAGTACGCGCCTCATGA
- a CDS encoding LLM class flavin-dependent oxidoreductase, with the protein MTARRNLLLGVELSGTGAHPASWRRPDSRAEELFTAGYWLDAITAADRYGLDLVFLPDSFALQPVGALGRLEAVGVAARAAAATYRIGLIPQVPVTHTEPFHVSKAVASVDFATLGRAGWEVTVSRGQSALFGRKAEQDEVSLWAEADEAVEVVTRLWDSWEDDAEIRDAATGRFIDRDKLHYIDYVGEHFSVKGPSITPRPPQGQPIVVIRAADPHSTAVAVRRADVIRVAAADLAAAAQARAEVRAAVAAAGRDPDRVSVLVDLDVHLAATEENAVVDVAQLEVWTPTADPNTLRHIGTADTLRELLGRIHATGAGDGVVLRPLAVAAFTAALPKLAPRLRDRLGLPRPVDRYAPTA; encoded by the coding sequence ATGACCGCACGCAGGAATTTGCTCCTGGGAGTGGAACTGTCCGGCACCGGAGCGCATCCGGCGTCCTGGCGGCGCCCGGACTCGCGGGCCGAGGAACTGTTCACCGCCGGCTACTGGCTGGACGCGATCACCGCGGCGGACCGGTACGGACTCGATCTCGTCTTCCTGCCCGACTCGTTCGCGCTGCAACCCGTGGGTGCGCTCGGCCGGCTGGAGGCGGTCGGCGTCGCCGCGCGCGCCGCGGCCGCGACGTACCGGATCGGGCTGATCCCGCAGGTTCCCGTCACCCACACCGAACCGTTCCACGTGTCGAAGGCGGTGGCCAGCGTCGATTTCGCGACCCTCGGCCGGGCCGGATGGGAGGTCACGGTCTCGCGCGGGCAGTCGGCGCTGTTCGGGCGCAAGGCCGAACAGGACGAGGTCTCGCTGTGGGCCGAGGCCGACGAGGCCGTGGAGGTGGTGACCCGGTTGTGGGACAGCTGGGAGGACGACGCCGAGATCCGCGACGCCGCCACCGGCCGGTTCATCGACCGGGACAAGTTGCACTACATCGACTATGTGGGCGAGCACTTCTCGGTGAAGGGCCCCTCGATCACGCCGCGGCCGCCGCAGGGGCAGCCGATCGTGGTGATCCGCGCGGCCGATCCGCACAGTACCGCGGTGGCCGTCCGGCGGGCCGACGTGATCCGGGTCGCCGCGGCCGATCTCGCCGCCGCCGCACAGGCCCGCGCCGAGGTACGCGCCGCGGTGGCCGCCGCCGGCCGCGATCCCGACCGGGTCTCGGTGCTGGTCGACCTCGATGTGCACCTCGCCGCCACCGAGGAGAACGCCGTCGTGGACGTGGCGCAACTGGAGGTGTGGACGCCGACCGCCGATCCGAACACGTTGCGGCACATCGGAACCGCGGACACGCTGCGCGAACTGCTGGGGCGCATCCACGCCACCGGCGCGGGCGACGGGGTGGTGCTGCGGCCGCTGGCGGTGGCCGCCTTCACCGCCGCGCTGCCGAAACTGGCTCCCCGCCTGCGGGATCGGCTCGGTCTGCCGCGTCCCGTCGATCGCTACGCTCCGACCGCCTGA